In Fimbriiglobus ruber, a genomic segment contains:
- the cax gene encoding calcium/proton exchanger: MSASTTRIQPRKHQPEHWSAHLTPLNLALAAVPLAASVKLAGGSGVWVFVTAGLGIIPLAGYMGKATEALAGRLGPAAGGLLNATFGNAAELIIALMVLSRGPEMFPLVKATITGSVIGNLLLVLGLSIFAGGLRYPEQRFNRTNAGVGATLLAIACAGLIVPTLFFHLYGSRPTEAESHTLTNLSEEIAVVLVAVYGLSLLFTLRTHRHLLGGDDAAAGDELEPHWGVGRALGILLGATAAVAVLSEWLVGAVETAAHAFGMNDVFVGVIVVAVVGNAAEHSTAVLVARRNRMDLAVQVAVGSSIQVALFVAPVLVFASHLMGHPHPLDLHFTLLEVAAIVISVAVVTLVCHDGESNWLEGAMLLAVYLIFALAFYHVPAHPKHADLLQRHERRFLIGFRIEQPARGERAG, from the coding sequence ATGAGCGCATCTACCACTCGAATCCAACCCAGGAAGCACCAACCCGAACACTGGTCGGCCCACCTGACCCCCCTCAACCTGGCGCTGGCCGCGGTCCCACTCGCGGCCAGCGTCAAGTTAGCGGGCGGCTCCGGGGTCTGGGTGTTCGTGACCGCCGGGCTCGGGATTATCCCGCTCGCCGGGTACATGGGGAAGGCGACCGAGGCCCTGGCCGGGCGGCTCGGGCCGGCGGCGGGCGGACTCCTGAACGCGACTTTCGGGAACGCGGCCGAGTTGATCATTGCGCTGATGGTGCTGTCTCGCGGGCCCGAGATGTTCCCACTGGTGAAAGCCACCATCACGGGCTCGGTCATCGGCAACCTGCTCCTCGTTCTCGGCCTTTCCATCTTTGCCGGCGGTCTCCGGTATCCCGAGCAGCGATTCAACCGCACGAACGCCGGGGTCGGGGCGACGCTCCTGGCCATCGCGTGTGCCGGCTTGATTGTGCCGACCCTGTTCTTCCACCTTTACGGCTCGCGACCCACCGAGGCGGAGTCGCACACCCTGACCAACTTGAGCGAGGAAATCGCGGTCGTCCTCGTCGCGGTATACGGGCTCAGCCTCCTGTTCACCCTCCGCACCCACCGCCACTTACTCGGCGGCGACGACGCGGCAGCCGGCGACGAGTTGGAGCCCCACTGGGGCGTCGGCCGTGCCCTCGGGATACTCCTCGGGGCGACGGCCGCGGTGGCGGTATTGAGCGAGTGGCTCGTGGGGGCCGTCGAGACTGCCGCGCACGCCTTCGGCATGAACGACGTCTTCGTGGGCGTGATCGTGGTGGCGGTCGTCGGCAACGCGGCCGAGCATTCGACGGCCGTCCTCGTCGCCCGGCGGAACCGGATGGACCTGGCCGTCCAGGTCGCGGTCGGGAGCAGCATCCAGGTGGCCCTATTCGTGGCCCCGGTCCTGGTGTTCGCCAGTCATCTGATGGGCCACCCGCATCCACTCGACCTGCACTTCACGTTGCTGGAAGTGGCGGCGATCGTGATTAGTGTGGCCGTCGTCACCCTGGTCTGCCACGACGGGGAATCGAACTGGCTGGAAGGGGCGATGCTGCTGGCCGTTTACCTGATCTTCGCCCTCGCCTTCTACCACGTCCCCGCGCATCCCAAGCACGCGGATCTCCTGCAACGTCATGAACGGCGGTTTCTTATCGGTTTTCGGATAGAGCAACCCGCGAGAGGAGAAAGGGCCGGATAA
- a CDS encoding DUF1559 domain-containing protein, with protein MVRSFLSPRRRAAFTLIELLVVIAIIAILIGLLLPAVQKVREAAARAKCSNNIKQLGIALHAFHDVNGKLPPGSENVAVAFPGTTPATTVTPGTSFLVYLLPQIEQGPLYAQYNFAATTGYLTAANLAVGGVKVNTYQCPSGTQSLSGNGSEASGGVENFTTHYYGVQGPGVTTLTLGSATYTYTVTSAGTNSSYSTAGMLTVTTASTTSPAKAVRLTDVTDGLSNTLMTAERSNNEPSTVDSYRSWVRGYSGGSGCTKNVTFAINSTNYNGSSNFNDISFGSNHTGGANFGMGDGSVRFIAQSIDLATYIATSSIAGGEVVQLP; from the coding sequence ATGGTTCGCTCTTTTCTTTCCCCGCGCCGGCGGGCCGCTTTCACCCTGATCGAGTTGTTGGTCGTCATCGCCATCATCGCGATCCTGATCGGGCTCCTACTGCCCGCTGTCCAGAAGGTCCGCGAGGCGGCCGCCCGGGCCAAGTGTTCGAATAACATCAAGCAACTCGGCATCGCGCTCCACGCGTTCCACGACGTCAACGGGAAGCTGCCGCCGGGGTCTGAGAACGTGGCGGTCGCGTTCCCCGGGACGACGCCGGCGACGACTGTGACCCCCGGCACGTCGTTCCTCGTTTACCTCCTGCCCCAGATCGAACAGGGGCCCCTGTACGCCCAGTACAACTTCGCCGCGACCACGGGCTATTTGACCGCGGCCAACCTCGCCGTTGGTGGTGTGAAAGTCAACACCTACCAGTGCCCGTCCGGTACGCAGTCGTTGAGCGGAAACGGCAGTGAAGCCTCGGGAGGGGTCGAAAACTTTACAACGCACTACTACGGCGTCCAGGGACCTGGCGTGACCACCCTGACTCTGGGCAGCGCGACTTACACGTACACGGTCACCTCGGCCGGGACGAACTCCTCGTACTCGACGGCTGGCATGCTTACGGTCACCACCGCGTCCACGACCAGTCCCGCCAAAGCGGTGCGGCTCACCGACGTCACCGACGGGTTATCGAACACACTCATGACGGCCGAGCGGTCGAACAACGAGCCGAGTACCGTCGACAGCTACCGCAGCTGGGTCCGCGGGTACAGCGGTGGGAGCGGGTGTACCAAGAACGTGACCTTCGCGATCAACTCGACCAACTACAACGGGTCGTCCAACTTCAACGACATCAGCTTCGGCAGCAACCACACGGGCGGGGCCAACTTCGGCATGGGCGACGGGAGCGTCCGGTTTATCGCCCAGTCGATTGACCTCGCCACGTACATCGCTACGTCGTCGATCGCCGGCGGTGAGGTCGTCCAGCTGCCCTGA
- a CDS encoding MBOAT family O-acyltransferase, whose protein sequence is MTGGRIGGSAVVFFNSQVFLYLFLPAVLLGYYVVPTLTFMRGLVRRTFLNGFLFAASIFFYAWGEKNNVLILLASLAVNYSLAFAIARDQARDQAGRSWLVAAVAFNLGLLIYYKYTGFLAANASAVWQVAGGTPFTVAAPHLPIGISFFTFQAMSYVIDVYRREVPAQRNFLLFGLYVFLFPHLIAGPIVRYRDIHDQLADRPARLDQFAEGVRRLVFGLAKKLLLADTFARTADAAFALPPGELAASGAWLGVACYSLQIYFDFSGYSDMAIGLGKMFGFDFLENFRYPYASASVTEFWRRWHISLSSWFRDYLYIPLGGNRTGPVRTYLNLLIVFVLCGLWHGANWTFLAWGVYHGLFLIAERLGLGTALDRVWRPLRHVYTLAAVMVGWVFFRADSFAQAAGFLQALAGLTSGIEAAEQFWTGQLAVALAIGLPACLPVVPWLTARKEAWEQRAGSRWAAVGELVASPAVLACVAVLMVGSAAKLAGNTYTAFIYFRF, encoded by the coding sequence ATGACAGGCGGCCGGATCGGCGGGAGTGCGGTCGTGTTTTTTAACTCGCAGGTGTTTCTCTACCTGTTCCTGCCGGCCGTCCTGCTCGGGTATTACGTCGTCCCGACCCTCACGTTCATGCGGGGCCTCGTCCGGCGAACCTTCCTCAACGGTTTCCTGTTCGCCGCCAGTATTTTCTTTTACGCCTGGGGCGAGAAGAACAACGTCCTCATTCTGCTGGCGTCCCTGGCCGTCAACTACTCGCTCGCGTTCGCCATCGCCCGTGACCAGGCTCGCGATCAAGCCGGGCGGTCGTGGCTGGTCGCGGCCGTCGCGTTCAACCTCGGCCTCTTGATCTACTACAAGTACACCGGCTTCCTGGCGGCGAACGCCTCCGCCGTCTGGCAGGTGGCCGGCGGGACGCCGTTCACCGTCGCCGCGCCGCACCTGCCGATCGGCATCTCGTTCTTCACCTTCCAGGCCATGAGCTACGTCATCGACGTGTACCGCCGCGAGGTGCCGGCCCAGCGGAACTTCCTCCTGTTCGGGCTCTACGTGTTCCTGTTCCCGCACCTGATCGCCGGGCCGATCGTCCGCTACCGCGACATCCACGACCAACTCGCCGACCGCCCGGCCCGGCTCGACCAGTTCGCCGAGGGCGTCCGCCGGCTGGTCTTCGGCCTGGCCAAGAAACTGCTCCTCGCGGACACGTTCGCCCGCACGGCGGACGCCGCGTTCGCGTTACCGCCCGGCGAGTTGGCCGCGTCCGGGGCGTGGCTCGGGGTCGCCTGCTACAGCCTGCAGATCTACTTCGACTTCTCCGGCTACTCGGACATGGCCATCGGGCTCGGCAAGATGTTCGGGTTCGACTTCCTGGAGAACTTCCGCTACCCATACGCCTCGGCCAGCGTGACCGAGTTCTGGCGGCGGTGGCACATCTCGCTGTCGAGCTGGTTCCGGGATTACCTCTACATCCCGCTCGGCGGGAATCGGACGGGGCCGGTCCGGACGTACCTGAACCTCCTGATCGTGTTCGTCCTGTGCGGCCTGTGGCACGGGGCGAACTGGACGTTCCTGGCCTGGGGCGTGTACCACGGGCTGTTCCTGATCGCGGAACGGCTCGGACTCGGCACGGCCCTCGACCGCGTGTGGCGGCCGCTGCGGCACGTCTATACGCTGGCCGCGGTGATGGTCGGGTGGGTGTTTTTCCGGGCCGACTCGTTCGCCCAGGCGGCCGGCTTCTTGCAAGCGCTGGCCGGTCTGACCTCGGGTATCGAGGCGGCCGAGCAATTCTGGACCGGTCAGCTGGCGGTTGCGCTCGCGATCGGGCTGCCGGCGTGCCTGCCGGTGGTGCCGTGGCTGACCGCCCGGAAAGAAGCGTGGGAACAGCGGGCCGGGTCGCGGTGGGCGGCCGTCGGCGAACTGGTCGCCAGCCCGGCGGTCCTGGCGTGCGTGGCCGTGCTGATGGTCGGGTCGGCCGCCAAGCTCGCCGGGAATACGTACACGGCGTTCATTTACTTCCGGTTTTAG
- a CDS encoding ParB/RepB/Spo0J family partition protein — MTPDPNHYGPASGLVVTQIPISKILNLFRDRKDRTTKHYYDHETALTNDIREAGIRNPLKAYVERELYQLVCGQSRLNAARRAALDTVPVIVLSGEITPTRLLIEELTDNNMTESFDILAQAEIFIDLMREGGWTQAELCRNVPAAKQTAVSKAMAIFENLIEELKLKIKTSELGPRLGYGLSRLLPDQQLAEYEKVKLMKVQAAEAYLSDSLVVSTRKQKPARPVKVSIGDVTIVFGIQDLTKIFSLLSTLVDALKRLEKLGLPLANLQAILKAK; from the coding sequence ATGACCCCCGATCCCAATCACTACGGCCCGGCTTCTGGCTTGGTCGTCACTCAGATTCCCATTTCAAAGATCCTGAATTTATTCCGTGATCGCAAAGACCGGACGACGAAGCACTACTACGACCACGAAACGGCCCTGACCAATGACATCCGCGAGGCCGGTATCCGAAATCCCCTCAAGGCATATGTCGAGCGAGAGCTTTACCAGCTCGTCTGCGGACAAAGCAGGCTTAATGCGGCTCGACGTGCCGCGTTAGATACGGTGCCTGTGATTGTCCTGTCCGGAGAAATCACCCCGACCCGCCTGTTAATCGAGGAATTGACTGACAACAATATGACGGAATCGTTCGACATCCTGGCTCAGGCCGAAATCTTCATCGATCTGATGCGGGAAGGCGGCTGGACTCAGGCCGAGTTGTGCCGAAACGTCCCCGCCGCGAAACAGACCGCGGTGAGCAAAGCGATGGCGATCTTCGAGAACCTGATTGAAGAATTAAAGCTCAAAATTAAGACCTCCGAACTCGGGCCGCGCCTCGGGTACGGTTTGTCAAGATTGCTCCCGGATCAGCAACTGGCGGAATATGAGAAAGTGAAGCTCATGAAGGTGCAAGCTGCCGAAGCGTACCTCTCCGACAGCCTGGTCGTTTCGACGAGAAAGCAGAAGCCGGCACGACCCGTCAAAGTGAGTATCGGCGACGTGACCATCGTGTTCGGGATTCAAGACCTGACGAAAATCTTCTCCCTTTTGTCAACCCTCGTAGACGCCCTGAAACGGCTGGAGAAGCTCGGCTTACCCCTGGCGAATCTCCAGGCCATTTTGAAAGCCAAGTAA
- a CDS encoding transposase, producing MSHPKVSDTDDIDFLIASPRQATATEGQRTQPASADAAHDAYTRLLHRLEPDPETLWRDAEPEVRRTTGVLVLDDTVLDKPYTRAIDLVHRLWSGKHRRVVQGIGLLTLLWTDGDRHVPCDDRLYDKPIDGKTKNDHFGDLIAAAHARGFTPECVVFDGWYSSLANVKGLRGLGWHWLTRLKANRKVNPDRTGLRAVSACDIAATGTIVHLEGYGLVKVFRIAAPDGTTDHWATNHLGMTDLDRVRLADASWRIEEYHRGLKQVTNVERCQCRAEVAQRNHIGLAIRAFLVVERWCFGSGVGWLRAKWQIVHQAVQAYRAHPIYRIPPPATI from the coding sequence ATGAGCCACCCCAAGGTATCCGATACCGACGACATCGATTTCCTGATCGCAAGCCCACGCCAGGCCACCGCGACCGAAGGTCAGCGGACCCAACCGGCGTCGGCCGATGCGGCTCACGACGCGTACACGCGGCTGCTCCACCGGTTGGAACCCGACCCTGAGACGCTCTGGCGGGACGCCGAGCCGGAGGTCCGTCGGACGACCGGGGTGTTGGTCCTGGATGACACCGTCCTCGACAAGCCGTACACCCGGGCCATCGACCTCGTCCACCGGTTGTGGTCCGGCAAGCACCGCCGGGTCGTCCAGGGGATCGGATTGCTCACCCTCCTGTGGACGGACGGGGATCGCCACGTCCCGTGCGACGACCGCCTGTACGACAAGCCGATCGATGGGAAGACCAAGAACGACCACTTCGGGGATCTGATTGCGGCCGCCCACGCCCGGGGCTTCACCCCCGAGTGCGTGGTGTTCGACGGGTGGTACAGCAGTCTGGCCAATGTGAAGGGGCTCCGGGGGCTCGGGTGGCACTGGCTGACCCGACTGAAAGCGAACCGGAAGGTAAACCCGGATCGGACCGGGTTGCGGGCCGTGAGTGCGTGTGACATCGCGGCGACCGGGACGATCGTTCATCTCGAGGGGTACGGGTTGGTCAAAGTGTTCCGGATCGCAGCCCCAGACGGCACGACGGATCATTGGGCGACCAACCACCTGGGAATGACCGACCTCGACCGGGTGCGGTTGGCCGATGCCAGTTGGCGGATCGAGGAGTATCACCGCGGGCTCAAGCAGGTGACGAACGTCGAGCGGTGCCAGTGCCGGGCGGAGGTCGCTCAGCGGAACCACATCGGACTGGCGATCCGCGCGTTCCTGGTGGTCGAGCGGTGGTGCTTCGGATCCGGGGTTGGGTGGCTCAGGGCGAAATGGCAGATCGTCCACCAAGCCGTCCAAGCGTACCGGGCTCATCCGATCTACCGGATACCGCCACCCGCCACCATTTAA
- a CDS encoding helix-turn-helix domain-containing protein: MRYGPNQTRLLRCSTCRTRFSERKGTPLFDTRLPADKALSVLAHVAEGIGTRKTARLTGVHPDTVTRYIRRAGHHAEQLHDELVAFSPSDDRSPVR; this comes from the coding sequence ATGCGGTACGGGCCGAACCAGACCCGCCTGCTCCGGTGTTCGACCTGCCGGACGCGGTTCTCGGAGCGGAAAGGGACGCCCCTGTTCGATACCCGGTTGCCGGCCGACAAAGCCCTGTCGGTCCTCGCTCATGTGGCCGAGGGCATCGGCACGCGGAAGACCGCTCGATTGACCGGTGTCCACCCCGATACGGTCACCCGGTACATCCGCCGGGCCGGTCACCATGCCGAACAACTCCACGATGAACTCGTGGCTTTTTCCCCCTCGGACGACCGAAGTCCAGTTCGATGA
- a CDS encoding tyrosine-type recombinase/integrase: protein MGRTRERGVRGKPWYRGERDQWFVTIDGKKQPLVDGKGNPVRGKDNRLGAEKVWHEMAVMAAAPDNGSDNEVRTILDLYLQDMERRKVTTKTFETYAGYFKSFLARYPKLLVCDLKPSHIHGWWQASHPDWGNSTRNLSGAAFKAAFRWATAAGKGGAIIPRNPLDGMPLPTMRKRSAEVVVSDQEFSDLMKLVKSEEVRDVLFVAWETGTRPVNLSRASKANLTEDGNALMFADWNTEAGSAVHKTFKQTGRPLVVPLTDAARVIVHRLAEKYPDGPIFRTPTGLPWTDLRLANTVLHYAKRAGLKGRFTAYSCRHTRATALLEQGHSDTDVAAILGNTPGVIHRNYSHVAAKVNRLRDLLNQSRKPTGT, encoded by the coding sequence ATGGGACGCACGCGGGAACGGGGAGTTCGAGGAAAGCCGTGGTATCGAGGTGAACGCGATCAGTGGTTTGTCACGATCGACGGCAAGAAACAGCCGTTGGTAGACGGCAAGGGAAACCCGGTCCGCGGGAAAGACAATCGGCTCGGTGCGGAAAAGGTCTGGCACGAAATGGCGGTCATGGCCGCTGCACCCGACAACGGATCTGACAACGAAGTCCGGACGATTCTCGACCTCTACCTCCAGGACATGGAGCGACGTAAGGTCACAACGAAGACCTTCGAGACTTACGCGGGCTACTTCAAATCGTTCCTCGCCCGTTATCCCAAGCTCTTGGTCTGCGACCTCAAGCCGTCACACATCCACGGATGGTGGCAGGCCAGCCATCCGGATTGGGGCAACTCTACTCGCAACCTGTCCGGGGCTGCGTTCAAAGCGGCTTTTCGGTGGGCCACGGCTGCCGGCAAAGGCGGAGCAATCATCCCTCGGAACCCACTCGATGGAATGCCGCTCCCAACCATGCGGAAGCGATCGGCCGAGGTGGTCGTAAGCGACCAGGAGTTTTCCGACCTAATGAAGTTGGTGAAGTCGGAAGAAGTGCGGGACGTTCTGTTCGTCGCGTGGGAAACCGGTACTCGTCCAGTGAATCTCTCGCGGGCCTCGAAAGCGAACTTGACCGAGGACGGGAATGCGTTGATGTTCGCGGACTGGAACACCGAAGCGGGGAGTGCCGTCCACAAGACCTTCAAGCAGACCGGCCGACCGCTGGTGGTGCCACTGACCGACGCGGCCCGGGTGATCGTTCACCGCCTTGCTGAGAAGTACCCAGATGGGCCGATCTTTCGGACCCCCACCGGCTTACCCTGGACCGATCTGCGGCTTGCAAACACCGTGCTGCATTATGCAAAGCGAGCAGGCCTGAAGGGTCGGTTCACGGCTTATTCGTGCCGCCATACCCGCGCCACGGCACTCCTCGAACAAGGACACTCCGACACCGATGTGGCCGCAATCCTTGGTAACACCCCTGGGGTGATCCACCGGAACTATTCCCACGTTGCGGCGAAGGTAAACCGGCTCCGCGATCTTTTGAACCAAAGCCGGAAGCCTACAGGAACTTGA
- a CDS encoding tRNA-uridine aminocarboxypropyltransferase, with the protein MAVDRDPTPCPACRLPGWLCVCAYAPRIKTRTPLLLVVHIYDLGRTSNTVRLLNLAIRDTTIVCHGVFPAPADPASHVPAGTTPIVLFPGHGAKPLTSELVASLPSPPTLVVPDGNWRQASRMVKRLPFLSGAVKVALPNRAFAGSALRRNGPEHHMSTFEAVSQALGVLEGVAVTEPLLDFYRRATDRMLLVSGRLKLGDVYGGFYDRDFESPILKS; encoded by the coding sequence ATGGCTGTCGACCGCGACCCCACCCCATGCCCCGCCTGCCGCCTCCCGGGGTGGCTGTGTGTGTGCGCCTACGCTCCACGGATCAAGACCCGCACCCCTCTCCTTCTTGTCGTCCACATCTATGACTTGGGCCGAACGAGCAACACGGTTCGCCTCCTCAACCTTGCGATTCGCGACACCACGATCGTATGCCACGGGGTGTTTCCGGCCCCGGCCGACCCGGCATCCCACGTTCCAGCGGGAACAACCCCGATCGTGCTCTTCCCCGGTCACGGAGCCAAACCACTAACGTCTGAGCTTGTGGCCTCCCTGCCATCTCCGCCGACTCTCGTTGTCCCGGACGGCAACTGGCGGCAGGCGAGCCGCATGGTGAAGCGCCTGCCGTTTCTCTCCGGCGCCGTGAAGGTCGCGCTCCCGAATCGGGCCTTCGCGGGATCGGCCTTACGACGCAACGGCCCGGAACACCACATGTCGACATTCGAGGCAGTGTCCCAGGCGCTCGGGGTGCTAGAAGGCGTTGCGGTCACCGAGCCGCTCCTCGATTTCTACCGGAGGGCCACAGATCGCATGTTGCTCGTGAGCGGCCGGCTTAAACTCGGCGATGTGTACGGTGGCTTCTACGACCGCGATTTTGAGAGTCCGATACTGAAGTCTTGA
- a CDS encoding type IV secretory system conjugative DNA transfer family protein, with protein MVRLLYQFILSLFLQRDAVLKIGPGRKDQLTLQQCFSNVFISGMIGSGKTTGICANLALGLYGHPSRPGALILCQKPDESARHIAYMRQTGRLADLIHVKPGGRWRINLLDSELSARGGGVESAKALLGVIMEAANRNRQRTSSDSYWPESSERQMGYAMALIQMAGLVVGFQEVLEFCQSLPNSPEQFKDPKWRQTSSAAKIVLAASMNCSETRAFKMAWEWFSTEWPELSEKTRSIIQSVTLNTLDKLLSNRFADLITGETTFTAEKALRDGKLVIFDVPGAVYGPPAQWAAVAVKLLFQRAAMRRSLKEPCRPFIFYTDEAANFCVPELDAMFLSQSRQFKCICINVIQNIPLAVTALGSSEAARHQVQAWTSNHATVIGCENSDPETNKLLSNFAGEVTEVTFGGSSGTSQPFDIVSDFLGQPQGNISASWNQVFRPALPPDAFVSLSKGGKSKIVQAYVFQSGRRFSNGNTFIRAQFRQRF; from the coding sequence ATGGTTCGGCTGCTCTACCAGTTCATCCTCAGCCTATTCCTTCAACGAGACGCCGTCCTCAAGATCGGCCCGGGTCGAAAAGACCAACTCACTCTTCAGCAGTGTTTCTCGAATGTTTTCATCAGCGGGATGATCGGTTCGGGGAAAACCACGGGAATTTGTGCGAATCTGGCCTTGGGGCTTTATGGCCATCCGTCTAGGCCCGGCGCTCTGATACTCTGCCAAAAGCCAGACGAATCGGCCCGGCACATCGCTTACATGCGCCAAACCGGTCGTTTGGCCGACTTGATCCACGTGAAGCCCGGTGGACGGTGGCGGATCAATCTGCTGGATTCTGAACTCAGCGCGAGAGGCGGTGGGGTGGAGAGCGCCAAGGCTCTCCTCGGCGTCATCATGGAAGCTGCGAATCGCAACCGTCAGCGGACTAGTTCCGACAGCTACTGGCCAGAGTCGTCAGAGCGTCAGATGGGCTATGCGATGGCCCTGATTCAAATGGCGGGGTTAGTTGTTGGGTTTCAGGAGGTTCTCGAATTCTGCCAATCCCTTCCGAATAGCCCTGAGCAGTTCAAAGACCCGAAGTGGAGGCAAACCTCTTCAGCCGCGAAAATCGTCCTGGCAGCCTCAATGAATTGCAGCGAGACCCGCGCATTCAAGATGGCTTGGGAGTGGTTCAGTACCGAGTGGCCCGAGCTCTCAGAAAAGACGCGCAGCATCATTCAGTCCGTGACCCTGAATACCCTCGACAAGCTACTTTCCAACCGCTTTGCAGACCTGATCACGGGAGAAACGACGTTCACCGCCGAGAAGGCGTTAAGGGATGGGAAACTGGTCATCTTCGACGTGCCGGGGGCGGTTTACGGGCCTCCGGCACAGTGGGCAGCCGTTGCCGTCAAGCTCCTATTCCAGCGGGCAGCGATGCGGCGAAGTCTCAAGGAACCGTGTCGACCATTTATCTTTTATACGGATGAGGCTGCGAATTTTTGTGTACCGGAACTCGACGCGATGTTTCTCAGTCAATCCCGGCAGTTCAAGTGCATTTGCATCAACGTCATTCAAAACATCCCGCTTGCGGTCACTGCGTTAGGCAGCAGCGAAGCGGCACGGCATCAAGTTCAGGCGTGGACGAGTAATCATGCGACGGTAATAGGATGTGAAAATTCTGATCCTGAAACCAATAAACTTCTGTCGAATTTCGCCGGCGAAGTAACGGAAGTCACCTTCGGAGGATCGAGCGGGACGAGCCAGCCCTTCGACATCGTGAGCGATTTTCTCGGGCAACCGCAGGGCAACATCAGCGCGAGTTGGAATCAGGTATTTAGACCTGCCCTTCCTCCCGATGCGTTTGTCTCGCTTTCCAAGGGCGGAAAAAGCAAAATCGTTCAAGCGTACGTCTTCCAATCCGGCCGGCGCTTCAGCAATGGCAACACCTTCATCAGGGCACAGTTCAGGCAACGATTCTAA
- a CDS encoding helix-turn-helix domain-containing protein, which produces MKDPPSGAKERPVCEYKEAMVITGLKKTKLYDLFRRGVLLGYRDGVMIRFYRSSLLDYMKKRENTPAPLPPAPKPVRRSFRRPSGTQFKFL; this is translated from the coding sequence GTGAAAGATCCGCCAAGCGGGGCGAAGGAACGCCCCGTCTGCGAGTACAAGGAAGCGATGGTGATAACGGGCCTGAAGAAGACCAAACTGTATGACTTGTTTCGTCGTGGTGTCCTGCTTGGATACCGTGACGGCGTAATGATCCGCTTCTACCGTTCTTCGCTTCTCGACTACATGAAGAAGCGGGAAAACACACCCGCTCCTCTACCGCCTGCTCCGAAACCTGTCCGCCGTTCTTTCCGGCGACCGTCTGGAACGCAATTCAAGTTCCTGTAG
- a CDS encoding ISAzo13 family transposase (programmed frameshift) yields MELTDGFKATLAETARMLRGSQRRLFMARTVQSLGAGGQRRAETEFGWNRVTIRKGMHELRSGITCCDAPTARGRARAEEKLPRLLADIRDIAKGFSQTDPQFRNRRLYTRLTAEELRRQLIEQKGYQTAELPTPRTLRTKLNDLGFHLTKVAKCKPKKKIKQTDAIFAKLKVVNRSADEAETVLRLSWDAKAAVKIGDFSRGGKNRLERKGADHDFQPKGILNPFGIFLPQWDDLHLYFTASAVTSDFIVDVLERWWGSNRQRFPRVDTLVINQDNGPELHSRRTQFLKRMVQFARDQALRIRLAYYPPYHSKYNAIEHCWGILENHWNGELLDDVDAVLEFARTMTWNGKKPEVELLCGTYRKGIRLSPRQMKVVEKHVTRDAELGKWFLDIDGPSLRLG; encoded by the exons ATGGAACTTACGGATGGGTTCAAAGCCACTCTCGCCGAAACGGCAAGAATGCTTCGCGGCTCGCAGCGCCGGCTGTTCATGGCGCGGACGGTTCAGTCGTTGGGAGCAGGCGGACAGCGGCGGGCCGAAACGGAGTTCGGCTGGAATCGCGTGACGATTCGTAAGGGGATGCACGAACTGCGGTCCGGTATCACCTGTTGCGACGCCCCCACGGCACGCGGCCGCGCCCGCGCCGAGGAGAAATTGCCGCGTTTGCTCGCCGACATCCGGGACATCGCCAAAGGATTCAGTCAAACGGACCCACAGTTTCGCAATCGGCGATTGTACACGCGGTTGACGGCGGAAGAACTGCGCCGGCAACTGATCGAACAGAAGGGATATCAGACGGCGGAACTGCCGACGCCGCGGACATTGCGCACGAAGCTCAATGACTTGGGGTTTCACCTGACCAAGGTGGCCAAGTGCAAACCCA AAAAAAAGATCAAGCAGACCGACGCCATCTTCGCGAAGTTGAAAGTGGTCAATCGGTCCGCGGACGAAGCGGAAACGGTGTTGCGTTTGTCGTGGGATGCCAAGGCCGCCGTGAAAATCGGCGATTTTTCGCGTGGAGGCAAGAATCGGCTGGAGCGGAAGGGGGCGGACCACGATTTCCAACCGAAAGGGATATTGAATCCGTTTGGGATCTTTTTGCCGCAATGGGACGACCTGCACTTGTATTTCACGGCGTCGGCGGTCACGAGTGACTTCATCGTCGATGTGTTGGAACGGTGGTGGGGGAGCAACCGTCAGCGGTTCCCACGTGTGGATACGCTGGTGATCAACCAGGACAACGGCCCCGAGCTTCACAGTCGACGCACACAGTTTTTGAAGCGGATGGTGCAGTTTGCGCGGGACCAGGCGTTGCGGATTCGGCTGGCCTATTACCCGCCGTACCACAGCAAGTACAACGCGATCGAACATTGCTGGGGCATCTTGGAAAACCACTGGAACGGCGAACTGTTGGACGATGTGGACGCGGTTCTGGAATTTGCCCGAACCATGACGTGGAACGGCAAAAAGCCCGAAGTCGAGCTGCTGTGTGGGACCTACAGGAAAGGCATTCGTCTCTCGCCACGCCAAATGAAAGTGGTCGAGAAACACGTGACACGCGATGCCGAACTCGGAAAATGGTTCCTCGATATCGACGGACCAAGTTTGCGGCTGGGATAA